The Rhodopirellula halodulae sequence ATTCGCAGTTCTCTTTCCACCGTCGTCTACTGCATCGCACTCGCGGTCAACTCGTTGTTGTTGACCAATGCGATCGTGCGGAGCGAATCGAACTGGGGTTACTTCGTTCTGCTAACACTGCTGTTGCTCTACGGTGTTTTGCAACGATTCGAATGGCGGCGGAAACAACGGATTCAAACATAGGAATCGCTGGCGAAGCAGCAAGTTGAGCGACGACGGCAACGTTTGGAGTCGCTTGGGACACTCGCCAGTGGAATCGCACATGACCTCAACAACTTACTGACACCAATTTTGATGAGCGGCAAAATGCTGCAACGCGAAACACCCAACGTCGACCGAGTTGCGTTGGCAGACACGATCGTCGCCGGGGCGACACGCGGAGCCGACTTGATTGCTCAGTTGCTAACGTTTGCGCGAGGTGGCGATGGGAATCAGTCTCCGGTGCAGCTGGCGAAACTCTTGCCAGAGACCGGTCGCATTTTGGAAAGAACTTTGCCGAAAGGAATCTCGCTTCATGTTTGTGTGGATTCGGACTTGCCCGAAGTTATCGGCGACGAAACCGAAATGAGCCAATTGTTGATGAACTTGGCCATCAACGGTCGTGACGCGATGAACGGTAATGGCGAACTGATAATTGCGGCGGAACGAGTTTCGTTTAACACCGAGCATTCCTGCTCCTACACCGTTTTGCCTCCGGGCGATTACGTGAGAATCAGCGTGACGGACAACGGACATGGGATCGATGAGTCGATCCGAGATCGCATCTTCGAACCTTTCTTTTCCACCAAGCAACGTGGCAACGGAACAGGGCTGGGGCTCAGCACCACCATTGGAATCATCCAAAGCCATCGAGGAGCCATCGAAGTGGACACCAAGGTCGGGGAAGGAACCACGTTTCATGTCTTGTTGCCCTCGGTTTCGCACTGAATGAATCATTTAATGAACGATCGTCCCACGCTGCTGGTGATTGATGATGACCCGCTGATCTTGCAGTGCATGCAGTTGTGCTTGCCGGAGCCTGACTACCAAGTTTTCACCTCAACCAACGCGGCAACGGGGATGGAAAGCTTTCGCCGTCATGAACCGGATGCCGTGCTATTGGATGTGCAGTTGCCCGACCAATCGGGTTTGGCGTTGATCCACGAACTGCGAGAGACTGACCGGCGTGTCCCGGTGATTCTGATGACCGGTCATGGAACAGCCGAGACAGCCATCACCGCGATGAGCGGTGGCGCGTTTGAGTACATCACCAAACCGTTTGAACCAGATGAAATTCTTCCGCTGATCGATTCAGCACTCGAAACCAGCCGAATGGCACGGCGACCTGCGGCTTTGCCAAACGATCCCAAGCCAACTGGTGGCGGCAAGTCACCCGTGGCGGCCCGAGCAGACTTGGTCTTGGGAAGCTGCCCGCAAATGATCGAGGTATTTCGTAGCATTGGACGTGTGGCCTCCCGAGAAGCCACCGTGCTGATCTTGGGCGAAACCGGAACGGACAAAGAAGTGGTTGCTCGGGCGATCTATCAACACAGCCAGCGTCACGACCAAGTTTTTCACGCGATCAATTGCGCAGCGATTCCCGAGACGTTGCTGGAGAGCGAACTGTTTGGACACGAGAAAGGTTCGTTCACCGGCGCGGACCAACGGCGAGTCGGCAAGTCTGAACTCTGCGATGGCGGCACGTTGTTCCTGGATGAAATCGGTGACATGTCGCCGGTCATGCAGACCAAGCTGCTGCGGGTGTTGCAAGAGAAGGAGTTCGAACGAGTCGGTGGAAGTCGGCCGATCAAGACCGATGTGAGAATCATCGCGGCAACCAATCGCGATCTGAAATCCGCCATGAATGACGGCAGCTTCCGAAGTGACTTGTTTTATCGCCTCAATGAGTTCACGATTGAGTTACCACCGTTGCGACAACGCGGTTGCGACCTCGTTGAAATGGCCGAACACTTCTTTGCGTTGTATGCGACTCAACTCGGAAAGGACTTCGTTTCGATTGCGCCGGAAACCATGCAGGGACTGTTGGCTCACCCGTGGCCGGGCAATGTGCGTGAGCTTCAAGGCGTGATCAAACAAACCTTGCTGAAGGCCAGCGGCCCCGTCATTGTTCCAGCATTCCTGCCCAACGCTTTTGGCTACGAGAGCGAACCCGAGATTCATCATCCGGTTGCGATCGGCTGGCGTGAAGGATTGGCGGAAGATGTTCGGCAGCGAATCGCCGCGGGTAGTTTTTCGGTCAGCTCAGACGTCCACGACGAAGCCGATCGGATACTGATCTCCGAGATGTTGAAAGCAACAGGGAACAACCTCAGCGAAGCCAGTTCGCGACTTGGGATTAGCCGACCAACCTTGCGAAGCCGTATCCGAGCTTTGGGGTTGCGTCCGGACAGGATGTGACAAACCACGCTGGCTTCTCCGATCACATCGTGATGCAGTTAGAATGTGGCGTTCCTCACACCCGCCTACCTCCCCCCACCGAGTCTCCGTATGTTTTCAAGTCCCTTCCGAAATGTCGCTTCACTCTACCGACGCACCGATCGGCGTTTTCGAACATCTCTTCTGCTCACCGTATTTTGTGTGCTTCTGACACCTCTGCCTCAGTCATCTGCCCAGGACAACAGTGAGTTCCCGCTGAAGAACGGTCGCGTGGTGGTGGGACCCGATTTCTCAATGGCGGAAGAGCTCAAGGATCTCGGCAACCCGAAGGGCAAACAGATTGAGTTCATGATGCCGTTAGCCGACAGCGAGATCTTCGATGGAACCGACAGCACTCTGAATCGACGCAAACCCGTCCGCAAAGAGCGCAAGATCGTGGTCTACGTTCCCGCGGCCTACGAAGACGGCACAGCTGCCCCGTTCCTGGTGATGCACGACGGCCCCAGCCGTTTGAATTTGGTCCGCAATGCACTCGACAATATGACGATCTCAAAAGATCCACACCGCAAGCTTCCCGCCTTCGTTGCCATCGCGGTTCAAAACGGTGGCGACGACAGCAAAGGCAGCCAACGCGGATTGGAATACGACACGATGTCCGACCGACTGGCTCGCTTCATTCAATTGGAAGTCTTGCCCGCCGTGAAAAACCACCCAGCGATTCGAAAGGCCTATCCAAACTTCGAACTCACCGATGATCCATGGGGCCGCGCGGTCATGGGTTGCAGCAGTGGTGGTGCGGCGGCCTTGACGATGGGTTGGTTCCGTCCCGAATGGTTCCGCCGTTTGATCACCTATTCCGGAACGTTCGTTGATCAGCAAGACGACGATGCTCCCGAGGAAGCCGACTATCCGCTGGGTGCGTGGGAGTATCACTCGAGCATGAAGCTAATTGAAAACAGTGACAAGAAACCACTGAGGATCTTCACGCACGTGGCTGAAAACGACAATCGTGCGAACGATCCGGAGTCCACCTATCACAATTGGGTGATGGCCAATGAGCGAACCGCGGACGCGTTGGAGGCGAAGGGCTACGACTATCGCTACGTGTTCTCCAAAGCCAGTCGTCACTGCGATCGCCGAGTCTTTGAAGCCACGCTCGCCGACACGCTCGCCTGGATGTGGCACGGTTACGAGCCCGCTGATGATTGACGGTCGCCGCGAGATCATGCGAACAACTCATATGGACGCTGCTTTTGCGTAGCAGAAGGCGACGATGGAGTTGGCAGTTTGCGTCGTGATCAGTCTTGATCGGTGCGAAGAACCGAGATGAAGGCTTTTTGCGGAATGTTGACGCTGCCAAATTGCTTCATTTTGGCTTTGCCCTTCTTCTGCTTCTCCAGCAACTTCTTTTTGCGAGTCACGTCGCCGCCATACAACTTGGCGGTGACGTCTTTGCGATACGGAGCGATCGTCGTCCGCGCGATGACCGTGCCACCGATGGCTCCTTGAATCGGGATTTTGAATTGGTGACGAGGAATCGCCTCGGCTAATTGCTCGCAGTAGTGAAGCGCGCGGGCACGTGACTTTTCTCGGTGGACCAAGTAAGCCAGTGCATCCACCGGTTCTTTATTGACCAAGATGTCGACTTTGACGATGTCAGTCTTGCGATATTCAATCGGCACATAGTCGAACGAACCATAGCCGCGAGTGATCATCTTCAGCTTGCCGTAGAAGTCGAACAGGACTTCCCCCAGTGGCATCTCGCTGGTCACTTCCAAACGTCCGGCTGAGAGATAATTCATCGTTTGGCTTTCGCTGCGATGTTCACGGCAAAGCTCCATGACCGGACCCACGTATTCTTCCGGGATCAAAATTTGAGCCTTGATGTAGGGCTCGCTGACCGAATCAATCGCGGATGGGTCGGGCCAATAAGTCGGGTTGTCGATGTCGAGTATTTCGCCATCTTTCATCCGAATCTGATACAGCACCGAAGGCGCGGAGATCACCAAACCGATGTCAAATTCTCGCTGCAATCGTTCTTGAATCACATCCAGGTGCAACAGTCCCAAGAAACCGCAACGGTAACCAAAGCCAAGTGCCGCTGAGCTATCTTTTTCGAACGTCAACGCGGCATCGTTGATCGACAGCTTTTCAAGAGCCTTGGTCAGGTCTTGGTATTCGTCGGTGCTCATTGGATACACCGACGAGAACACCACTTGTCGAGCGGGTTGATAACCGGGAATCGGTTCGTCAGCAGGTTCGTTCGCGAGCGTGATCGTGTCGCCGATTTCGATGTCCTGCACCGACTTCACACCCGCGACGATGTAGCCGACTTCACCCGCAGACAACGATTTCTTCGGCACCAACTTGAA is a genomic window containing:
- a CDS encoding two-component system sensor histidine kinase NtrB, producing the protein MESLGTLASGIAHDLNNLLTPILMSGKMLQRETPNVDRVALADTIVAGATRGADLIAQLLTFARGGDGNQSPVQLAKLLPETGRILERTLPKGISLHVCVDSDLPEVIGDETEMSQLLMNLAINGRDAMNGNGELIIAAERVSFNTEHSCSYTVLPPGDYVRISVTDNGHGIDESIRDRIFEPFFSTKQRGNGTGLGLSTTIGIIQSHRGAIEVDTKVGEGTTFHVLLPSVSH
- a CDS encoding sigma-54-dependent transcriptional regulator, giving the protein MNDRPTLLVIDDDPLILQCMQLCLPEPDYQVFTSTNAATGMESFRRHEPDAVLLDVQLPDQSGLALIHELRETDRRVPVILMTGHGTAETAITAMSGGAFEYITKPFEPDEILPLIDSALETSRMARRPAALPNDPKPTGGGKSPVAARADLVLGSCPQMIEVFRSIGRVASREATVLILGETGTDKEVVARAIYQHSQRHDQVFHAINCAAIPETLLESELFGHEKGSFTGADQRRVGKSELCDGGTLFLDEIGDMSPVMQTKLLRVLQEKEFERVGGSRPIKTDVRIIAATNRDLKSAMNDGSFRSDLFYRLNEFTIELPPLRQRGCDLVEMAEHFFALYATQLGKDFVSIAPETMQGLLAHPWPGNVRELQGVIKQTLLKASGPVIVPAFLPNAFGYESEPEIHHPVAIGWREGLAEDVRQRIAAGSFSVSSDVHDEADRILISEMLKATGNNLSEASSRLGISRPTLRSRIRALGLRPDRM
- a CDS encoding alpha/beta hydrolase, which codes for MLLTPLPQSSAQDNSEFPLKNGRVVVGPDFSMAEELKDLGNPKGKQIEFMMPLADSEIFDGTDSTLNRRKPVRKERKIVVYVPAAYEDGTAAPFLVMHDGPSRLNLVRNALDNMTISKDPHRKLPAFVAIAVQNGGDDSKGSQRGLEYDTMSDRLARFIQLEVLPAVKNHPAIRKAYPNFELTDDPWGRAVMGCSSGGAAALTMGWFRPEWFRRLITYSGTFVDQQDDDAPEEADYPLGAWEYHSSMKLIENSDKKPLRIFTHVAENDNRANDPESTYHNWVMANERTADALEAKGYDYRYVFSKASRHCDRRVFEATLADTLAWMWHGYEPADD
- the lepA gene encoding translation elongation factor 4, which gives rise to MKQIRNFCIIAHIDHGKSTLADRLIQACGGVTQREFHDQMLDSMDIERERGITIKSNTVTLDYTAKDGQEYQLNLIDTPGHVDFSHEVRRSLMACEGALMVVDASQGVEAQTVANLYLALEYDLELLPVINKIDLPAADVDRVREEIDEDLGLDPFAAIPVSAKTGQGIEDVLEGIVQHLPAPTGDPKAPLKALVFDAYFDKYRGVILQCRIMQGTLRPKDDIHFMHADRDFTVDELGYNQFKLVPKKSLSAGEVGYIVAGVKSVQDIEIGDTITLANEPADEPIPGYQPARQVVFSSVYPMSTDEYQDLTKALEKLSINDAALTFEKDSSAALGFGYRCGFLGLLHLDVIQERLQREFDIGLVISAPSVLYQIRMKDGEILDIDNPTYWPDPSAIDSVSEPYIKAQILIPEEYVGPVMELCREHRSESQTMNYLSAGRLEVTSEMPLGEVLFDFYGKLKMITRGYGSFDYVPIEYRKTDIVKVDILVNKEPVDALAYLVHREKSRARALHYCEQLAEAIPRHQFKIPIQGAIGGTVIARTTIAPYRKDVTAKLYGGDVTRKKKLLEKQKKGKAKMKQFGSVNIPQKAFISVLRTDQD